In a single window of the Niabella ginsenosidivorans genome:
- the atpD gene encoding F0F1 ATP synthase subunit beta, whose amino-acid sequence MANVGKIKQVIGAVIDVQFDGDLPEIYNALELTRENGDVLVLEVQQHLGEDSVRTIAMDGTEGLVRGTEVRDTGKAITMPTGDAIKGRLFNVTGDPIDGLPAVSKENGRPIHALPPAFENLSTATEVLFTGIKVIDLIEPYAKGGKIGLFGGAGVGKTVLIQELINNIAKAYSGLSVFAGVGERTREGNDLMREMIEAGIMKYGEAFKHSMEEGGWDLSKVNREELSDSKATFVFGQMNEPPGARARVALSGLTIAEYFRDGDEEGKGRDILFFVDNIFRFTQAGSEVSALLGRMPSAVGYQPTLATEMGLMQERITSTKNGSITSVQAVYVPADDLTDPAPATTFAHLDATTVLSRKIADLGIYPAVDPLDSTSRILMPQVVGNAHYECANRVKRILQRYKELQDIIAILGMDELSDEDKQTVSRARKVQRFLSQPFHVAEAFTGLKGVLVPIDETIRGFNMIMDGEVDEYPEAAFNLVGNIDDAIEKGKKLLAQA is encoded by the coding sequence ATGGCAAACGTAGGTAAAATAAAACAAGTTATTGGTGCGGTTATCGACGTACAGTTTGATGGCGATCTTCCTGAGATCTATAACGCATTGGAACTCACCAGGGAAAATGGAGATGTTTTAGTGCTGGAGGTGCAGCAGCACCTCGGGGAGGACAGTGTTCGTACCATTGCAATGGACGGAACGGAGGGTCTGGTACGGGGCACTGAAGTGCGTGATACCGGAAAAGCCATAACCATGCCTACCGGTGATGCCATTAAAGGCCGTTTGTTTAATGTAACGGGCGATCCTATTGACGGGTTGCCGGCTGTTTCAAAAGAAAATGGCCGCCCCATTCATGCCCTGCCTCCGGCTTTTGAGAACCTGAGCACGGCTACCGAAGTATTGTTTACAGGTATTAAAGTGATCGACCTGATTGAACCTTATGCAAAAGGAGGAAAGATCGGGCTGTTTGGCGGTGCGGGTGTTGGTAAAACCGTATTGATCCAGGAGCTGATCAACAACATTGCCAAAGCTTATTCCGGTTTGTCTGTATTTGCAGGTGTGGGAGAACGTACCCGTGAGGGGAACGACCTGATGCGGGAAATGATCGAAGCCGGCATTATGAAATACGGTGAGGCCTTTAAGCACAGTATGGAAGAAGGCGGCTGGGACCTGAGCAAAGTGAACAGGGAAGAGCTTTCTGATTCCAAAGCTACTTTTGTGTTTGGTCAGATGAACGAACCTCCGGGAGCCCGTGCCCGTGTGGCCCTGAGCGGTTTAACCATTGCCGAATATTTCCGCGACGGGGATGAGGAAGGAAAAGGACGTGATATCTTATTTTTCGTTGACAATATCTTCCGTTTTACCCAGGCGGGCTCCGAGGTATCTGCGCTTTTAGGCCGTATGCCTTCTGCGGTAGGATACCAGCCTACGCTGGCTACAGAAATGGGATTGATGCAGGAGCGCATTACCTCAACCAAAAATGGTTCTATCACTTCAGTACAGGCGGTTTACGTACCTGCGGATGACCTTACTGACCCGGCGCCGGCTACTACGTTTGCGCACCTGGATGCGACTACCGTACTGAGCCGTAAAATTGCCGACCTGGGTATCTATCCTGCGGTAGACCCTCTGGATTCCACATCACGTATTCTGATGCCACAGGTAGTAGGCAATGCGCACTACGAATGCGCAAACCGGGTAAAAAGAATTTTACAACGCTATAAGGAACTGCAGGATATCATCGCCATCCTGGGTATGGATGAATTGAGCGATGAAGACAAACAGACCGTATCCCGCGCCCGTAAGGTGCAACGGTTCCTTTCCCAGCCTTTCCACGTGGCAGAAGCCTTTACCGGGCTAAAAGGTGTGCTGGTGCCGATTGATGAAACCATCCGTGGCTTTAATATGATCATGGACGGTGAGGTAGATGAATATCCTGAGGCTGCCTTCAACCTTGTTGGAAATATTGATGATGCTATTGAAAAAGGAAAGAAATTATTAGCACAGGCTTAA
- a CDS encoding metal-dependent hydrolase yields MKFTFYGQSCFQLELGGKKFLFDPFIAGNELAKDVDINRIEADYILVSHGHGDHTADLIPIAKRTGALVISNFEIITWLGQQGITNSHPMNFGSYDFEFGTLTYMQAQHSSSLSDGTYAGAAGGFILASDQGNFYYSGDTSLMLDMQLVPYYARVDVAILPIGGNFTMNAKDALKASDFIQCNNIVGVHFDTFGYIKIDHEKAKKLFNDAGKKLLIPEIGATYDV; encoded by the coding sequence ATGAAATTTACATTTTACGGCCAATCCTGTTTTCAGCTGGAGCTGGGTGGCAAAAAATTTTTATTTGACCCCTTTATTGCCGGTAATGAGCTGGCAAAAGATGTAGACATCAACCGTATTGAAGCGGATTACATACTGGTAAGCCACGGGCATGGTGATCATACAGCAGATCTGATCCCCATAGCCAAAAGAACCGGCGCGCTTGTGATCAGTAATTTTGAAATCATTACCTGGCTGGGGCAGCAGGGCATAACCAATAGCCATCCTATGAACTTTGGCAGCTATGATTTTGAATTTGGCACCTTAACTTATATGCAGGCCCAGCACAGCAGCAGTTTATCTGACGGCACCTATGCCGGAGCTGCAGGCGGTTTTATACTGGCTTCTGACCAGGGCAATTTTTATTACAGCGGCGATACCAGCCTGATGCTGGACATGCAGCTGGTACCTTATTATGCCAGAGTGGATGTGGCCATATTACCTATTGGCGGCAACTTTACCATGAACGCAAAAGACGCCCTGAAAGCCTCCGACTTTATTCAATGCAATAATATTGTAGGCGTGCACTTTGACACCTTCGGCTATATCAAAATTGATCACGAAAAGGCAAAAAAGCTATTTAATGATGCAGGCAAAAAACTGCTGATACCTGAAATAGGAGCCACTTACGACGTGTGA
- a CDS encoding L,D-transpeptidase family protein, with protein sequence MPVRRVLTAVLVLTIIAAVSCKNEDKKAKKKVIRVEKPVTKVDVTIDTTNAFNQLFIDSSLVNSYLAKDSLSDTLINRIKSFYNSRNYQYAWFSPEGLPEHTVSFWNMLKNYLNYSKDSTVYNKALALKMESIINTDKLKIRNDSTYQALELALTKYFYLYADHAYADDPGFDMKTLEWYIPKKKLTLEGMLDSVLAGKGQFSNAYAPTNPQYKQLREQLQKYKTIKDAGGWPRVNSPVEVMRIGFKDPSVKTLKKRLKIEGFLEGEDSTFTNTYNASLAEAVNAIKRAYGYKEDGTAGKTFLKDVNVSVDERIQQILINMERMRWIPIETKDSGRAIMVNIPEYKMHVYENGRPAWDMNVVVGKESNNTTVFTGVLKTVVFSPYWNVPTSIVKKEMGGRPSQAYLERNHMEIVNGQVRQKPGPWNSLGLVKFLFPNSYNIYFHDSPAKSLFNRDKRSFSHGCIRLKEPAKFAEYVLEDTARWSEQKVDSAMHSYKEKYVRVKRPIPVLITYFTAWVDDDGALNFREDIYGHDAVIAKKMFLNSVGTTYSRQKAIRDSLQHIKDSIKAKELELKQKRKADSLKQAKVMSGG encoded by the coding sequence ATGCCTGTTCGACGTGTTCTGACTGCAGTTCTGGTATTGACTATCATTGCCGCTGTTTCCTGTAAAAATGAAGACAAAAAAGCAAAGAAAAAGGTTATACGGGTTGAAAAACCGGTTACAAAAGTGGACGTTACCATTGACACCACTAACGCCTTTAACCAGCTATTTATTGACAGTTCTTTGGTTAACAGTTATTTAGCTAAAGATAGCCTGAGCGATACATTGATAAACAGGATCAAAAGCTTTTATAACAGCCGTAACTACCAGTATGCCTGGTTCTCTCCGGAAGGACTTCCGGAGCATACCGTTTCCTTCTGGAATATGCTGAAGAATTACCTGAATTATTCAAAGGATTCCACAGTGTATAATAAAGCGCTGGCCCTTAAAATGGAATCGATCATCAATACAGACAAACTGAAGATCCGGAATGATTCCACCTACCAGGCCCTTGAGCTTGCGCTGACGAAATATTTTTATCTGTACGCAGATCATGCCTATGCTGATGATCCTGGTTTTGATATGAAAACCCTGGAATGGTATATTCCCAAAAAGAAGCTGACGTTAGAAGGAATGCTGGATTCGGTACTTGCGGGAAAGGGGCAGTTCTCCAACGCCTATGCTCCTACCAATCCGCAATACAAACAACTAAGGGAGCAACTGCAGAAATACAAAACCATAAAAGATGCAGGCGGGTGGCCCAGGGTAAACAGCCCCGTTGAAGTAATGAGGATCGGCTTCAAAGATCCCTCCGTAAAAACATTAAAAAAACGATTGAAAATTGAAGGATTCCTGGAAGGAGAAGACAGTACCTTTACCAATACCTATAACGCCTCTCTGGCAGAAGCTGTAAATGCTATAAAAAGAGCCTATGGCTATAAAGAGGATGGCACAGCCGGTAAAACCTTCTTAAAAGATGTGAACGTTTCTGTAGACGAGCGCATTCAGCAGATACTGATCAATATGGAGCGGATGCGCTGGATCCCCATTGAAACCAAGGATTCCGGCCGCGCTATCATGGTCAATATTCCTGAATATAAAATGCACGTTTATGAAAACGGGCGCCCGGCATGGGATATGAATGTGGTGGTGGGTAAAGAAAGCAATAATACCACGGTGTTTACAGGCGTTCTGAAAACAGTGGTTTTCAGCCCTTACTGGAACGTGCCTACCAGCATTGTTAAAAAAGAAATGGGCGGACGCCCCAGCCAGGCTTACCTGGAAAGGAACCATATGGAAATCGTAAACGGGCAGGTACGTCAGAAACCGGGCCCCTGGAATTCCTTAGGGCTGGTAAAGTTCCTGTTTCCCAACAGCTATAACATCTATTTCCATGACTCACCTGCCAAAAGCCTGTTCAACAGGGATAAGCGCAGTTTCAGCCATGGCTGCATCCGCCTGAAGGAGCCGGCAAAATTTGCAGAATATGTACTGGAAGACACAGCCCGCTGGAGCGAGCAGAAAGTTGACTCGGCCATGCACAGCTATAAAGAAAAATATGTACGTGTAAAAAGGCCCATACCGGTACTGATCACCTATTTTACTGCCTGGGTAGATGATGATGGTGCCCTCAATTTCCGGGAAGACATTTACGGGCATGATGCCGTAATTGCTAAAAAGATGTTCCTGAACAGCGTGGGCACTACCTATAGCCGTCAAAAGGCCATCAGGGACAGCCTGCAACACATAAAAGATTCCATTAAAGCAAAGGAACTGGAGCTGAAGCAGAAAAGAAAGGCAGACAGCCTGAAGCAGGCGAAAGTGATGAGTGGTGGGTAG